In the Carboxydothermus hydrogenoformans Z-2901 genome, AGCGCACACAAAAAACCCACCCGGTTTACCGGATGGGCTTAAATCTCTACCAGTATGCAGTAAACAAAAAAGCTCCCACTTACGGGAGCTTTTACTTTCAATGGTCGGGCTGGCGGGATTTGAACCCACGGCCCCTACCACCCCAAGGTAGTGCGCTACCAAGCTGCGCCACAGCCCGACATTCATCGGAGACATCTTATATTTTAAAGAGAAAACAGCTTCATGTCAAGTACACAGAACCTTTTATCTTATTCCAGGTATAGCAAATAATGCTTCCCGGGATTAAAGGGAATTCCCAGAAGTTTTTCTATTAAAGCAAATCCGTATTTGGCAAGGTAGTAAAAAACATTATACACCCGCTCCTGCCATTCGTTCTCCGGCAGGAAGTTTGTTTTTAAATACCATAATTTTTCAATGTATTTACTGTTCTTTTCTCGATGGTATTTTTGGGCCCGCTCCTCCAGGTACTTCACCTGGGCCATAACCCTTCCTAAGTTTTCTCCGGTAAGTTTTTGAAAATCCGCCCCCAGTGGGGCAAGTTTTTCCTGCAAGTTCTTATAAGCCGAATTGATACTTTCTTTTAAGGCTTTAAAGGTATCGTCAATTCCAAGGTTGTCCAATCGCTCCAATACCCGGTGAAATACTCCGTCGTAATCTTGATAAATTTCCTGCGGTAAAAGGGCAAATTCTTTTAAAGCTTTCTCCACCCGCGGCTCAATTAAAGTTGCCGTAAACCTGGGAAGGATTACCGGCATCTGGGTACCCATTATTTCATACACTTCTTTTAACATTCCGTAGTAACCGATTTCTCCAGGGCCAGCCACATAAGCCAGTACCGGAAAAACCAGCGACTGGATGGAAGTCCTGACTACCAGGTTCGGACTTAACTTTTCCGGGTATCTTTCCATAAACTCCAAAAACTCTTCCCGGGTAAAGCTTACTTCCCCATCCCGGCTTACCACCTTTTCCCCGGCCACTTCCAAAGCAATTCTTTCGTCGTTTTTAAAGATAAACATGTTGCAGTGGTTAGGACAGGGGTCAAGCTGTGGCTCAATTCCAAGACTTTGCTGCTCGGTATATACTTTAAATAAAGCCTTTTCAATAGCGTCCCTCTTTAAAAAAGCATTTTTAAGATAGCCTTTGGTAACCCTTTTAAATTCCGGATTTAGGCCATCATAAACTAAAAGGCCGAATTTACCAAAAAGCTTTAACATTAAGCGGGCAAAGGCCTGGCCTAAATTGGCCGAATGGTAAGCTTTTTTAATTTCCGTAAAAACTTCTTCTTTGTAATCAAAATTTGGTAATAGGCCCTCGAAC is a window encoding:
- the bshC gene encoding bacillithiol biosynthesis cysteine-adding enzyme BshC is translated as MRYEEINLGYEKNLVRYYLTGYDRVAKFYHYNPWNTRSFYDRADYLKDKSNPEALYNLLSFYLKDFALDQKVVENLDKIKKGAFIVLTGQQPGFLTGPLYTIYKAVHAIIEAKRLSELLNHEVVPLFWIGSEDHDVEEVNFLYFPGKEGPQEIKIEFTDLRKIPAGLRPAEPETVEAIEKFEGLLPNFDYKEEVFTEIKKAYHSANLGQAFARLMLKLFGKFGLLVYDGLNPEFKRVTKGYLKNAFLKRDAIEKALFKVYTEQQSLGIEPQLDPCPNHCNMFIFKNDERIALEVAGEKVVSRDGEVSFTREEFLEFMERYPEKLSPNLVVRTSIQSLVFPVLAYVAGPGEIGYYGMLKEVYEIMGTQMPVILPRFTATLIEPRVEKALKEFALLPQEIYQDYDGVFHRVLERLDNLGIDDTFKALKESINSAYKNLQEKLAPLGADFQKLTGENLGRVMAQVKYLEERAQKYHREKNSKYIEKLWYLKTNFLPENEWQERVYNVFYYLAKYGFALIEKLLGIPFNPGKHYLLYLE